A genomic window from Indioceanicola profundi includes:
- a CDS encoding penicillin acylase family protein: MPDRRTLLGLLGLGARITARALRTRRKALSLQDRLSAIPAAGLPVQAPVRIRWNNHQIPYVLAEHDRDLAVGLGVVHAHLRLTQIEFMRRAAWGRLAEVLGPAAVQVDHMLRILNVPAALPGIMAGMPAETREWLEGFRDGINHVIANAPELPEEFRLLDFRPEPWSMEDLVALSRLAATDFTWKVWVPLLKLAGRPDWLKLWERMVGEDAIGVPSFAGGGLPGLNPALLDSMPALLGLFSRSGSNSVAVAAGRTAGGGAMIASDPHLGITLPNLWLLAGMKSPGHNAVGLMIPGVPVIGLGRNPRIAWGGTSLHAASSELVEVPAGTPLQERREVIRVRGGKPVAVTVRSRGDEPIISDAPLLPTRLGRVLALRWVGHRVSDELTSLLSVSRAADWEGFLSALEGYAVPALTMIYADQQGRVGTCMAAHLPRRPTKPPPDLVLGAEADEHWERMASVRNLPHCINPDGGVVASANDRPKGLEWMAVGWFFSPDDRVARLHELTGGGKVDGLVLRKAQRDVLMRSAIDIRDRLLALATGGAAATDPARDRLVGLLRDWDGHFTVEAEAPVALELLVYHLLRELHGKEDLDIYTHAWEPWALLRQDLAGLSAARLARAMKPAVQRTCKALDRHQNWGRMHRLRLRHPLGALPLVGKRYRFADVPAAGSNETLMKTAHGFSSGRHAVKLGAVARHISDLADPDCNDFCLLGGQDGFLGSSTFFDQFALWQEGRYIRLPLRPDTAEREMPHLTVLRPAGA; this comes from the coding sequence ATGCCCGATCGACGCACGCTTCTCGGCCTGCTGGGACTGGGAGCCCGCATCACCGCGCGCGCACTCCGCACCCGACGCAAGGCCCTTTCCCTCCAGGACAGGCTGTCCGCCATTCCGGCGGCCGGTCTTCCCGTGCAAGCGCCGGTGCGCATCCGCTGGAACAACCACCAGATTCCCTATGTCCTGGCGGAGCATGACCGCGATCTCGCGGTGGGGCTGGGCGTGGTGCATGCCCATCTGCGGCTGACCCAGATCGAATTCATGCGACGGGCGGCCTGGGGCCGGCTGGCGGAAGTTCTGGGACCGGCAGCGGTGCAGGTCGATCACATGCTGCGCATCCTGAATGTTCCCGCCGCACTGCCCGGCATCATGGCCGGCATGCCGGCCGAGACCCGGGAGTGGCTGGAAGGCTTCCGCGACGGCATCAATCATGTGATCGCCAACGCGCCCGAGCTGCCGGAGGAATTCCGGCTGCTGGATTTCCGGCCGGAGCCCTGGAGCATGGAGGATCTGGTGGCGTTGAGCCGGCTGGCCGCCACCGATTTCACCTGGAAGGTCTGGGTTCCACTTCTGAAACTGGCCGGCCGGCCCGACTGGCTGAAGCTGTGGGAGCGCATGGTTGGGGAGGATGCCATCGGCGTTCCGAGCTTCGCCGGTGGTGGCCTGCCCGGGCTGAACCCGGCATTGCTGGACTCCATGCCCGCCCTGCTCGGATTGTTCAGCCGGAGCGGCAGCAACTCCGTAGCCGTGGCGGCGGGGCGGACGGCTGGCGGCGGCGCCATGATCGCCAGCGATCCCCATCTCGGCATCACCCTGCCGAACCTCTGGCTGCTGGCGGGGATGAAGAGTCCCGGGCACAACGCGGTGGGGCTGATGATTCCTGGCGTGCCGGTGATCGGGCTGGGCCGCAATCCCCGGATCGCTTGGGGCGGCACCAGCCTGCATGCCGCCAGCAGCGAACTGGTGGAGGTGCCGGCGGGAACGCCGCTGCAGGAGCGCCGGGAGGTGATCCGGGTCCGCGGCGGCAAGCCTGTCGCCGTCACTGTACGCAGCCGGGGGGATGAGCCGATCATTTCTGACGCTCCGCTGCTCCCCACCCGACTGGGGCGCGTCCTTGCCTTGCGCTGGGTCGGCCACCGGGTCAGCGATGAACTCACCTCACTGCTCTCGGTCAGCCGGGCCGCGGACTGGGAGGGGTTCCTTTCGGCGTTGGAGGGCTATGCCGTGCCGGCGCTGACTATGATCTATGCGGACCAACAGGGCCGGGTCGGCACCTGCATGGCCGCCCACCTGCCGCGCCGCCCGACCAAGCCGCCGCCCGACCTGGTGCTGGGCGCCGAGGCGGATGAGCATTGGGAGCGGATGGCCAGTGTCCGCAACCTGCCCCATTGCATCAATCCGGACGGGGGCGTCGTCGCCTCCGCCAACGACCGGCCGAAGGGGCTGGAGTGGATGGCGGTGGGCTGGTTCTTCTCCCCCGACGACAGGGTGGCGCGGCTGCATGAGCTGACTGGAGGGGGCAAGGTGGATGGGCTGGTTCTGCGCAAGGCCCAGCGCGACGTGCTGATGCGCTCCGCTATCGACATACGCGACCGCCTGCTTGCACTGGCCACCGGGGGGGCTGCCGCGACGGACCCGGCGCGCGACCGGCTGGTCGGGCTGCTGCGCGACTGGGACGGCCACTTCACAGTGGAGGCGGAGGCGCCGGTGGCGCTGGAGCTGCTGGTCTATCACCTGCTGCGCGAACTGCACGGCAAGGAGGATCTGGACATCTATACCCATGCCTGGGAGCCCTGGGCGCTGCTGCGTCAGGATCTGGCCGGCCTGTCAGCCGCCCGACTGGCGCGCGCCATGAAGCCCGCGGTCCAGCGGACCTGCAAGGCGCTGGACCGGCACCAGAACTGGGGACGGATGCACCGTCTTCGCCTGCGCCACCCGCTGGGCGCCCTGCCGCTGGTGGGAAAGCGCTACCGCTTCGCCGATGTCCCTGCCGCCGGCAGCAACGAGACCCTGATGAAGACCGCCCACGGCTTTTCCAGCGGCAGGCACGCCGTCAAGCTTGGCGCTGTCGCCCGCCATATCAGCGACCTGGCGGACCCGGACTGCAATGATTTCTGCCTTCTTGGCGGGCAGGACGGGTTCCTGGGGAGCAGCACCTTCTTCGACCAGTTCGCATTATGGCAGGAGGGGCGCTATATCCGCCTGCCGCTACGTCCCGACACGGCGGAGCGGGAGATGCCGCATCTAACCGTTCTGCGCCCGGCCGGAGCCTGA
- a CDS encoding winged helix-turn-helix domain-containing protein, with product MKILVIEDDRATADYLVKGLREAGHVADHADNGKDGLFLAASEHYDAMIVDRMLPGRDGLSLLEVLRATGNQTPAVVLSALGSVDDRVKGLRAGADDYLVKPFAFSELLARLEALQRRFSAAAPVTRLQVADLEMDLLARTVKRGGKAVDLLPREFQLLEFLMRNAGHVVTRTMLLENVWDYHFDPQTNVIDVHVARLRQKIDKDHPVPLIQTVRGAGYVLREPA from the coding sequence ATGAAGATCCTGGTTATCGAAGACGACCGCGCCACCGCGGACTATCTGGTCAAAGGCCTGCGCGAGGCCGGCCATGTCGCCGATCACGCGGACAACGGCAAGGACGGCCTGTTCCTCGCGGCTTCCGAACATTACGACGCCATGATCGTGGACCGCATGCTGCCCGGCCGTGACGGGCTGAGCCTGCTCGAAGTGCTGCGCGCCACCGGCAATCAGACGCCGGCCGTGGTGCTGTCGGCGCTGGGCAGCGTGGATGACCGGGTGAAGGGGCTGCGCGCGGGGGCGGACGATTACCTGGTGAAGCCCTTTGCCTTCTCCGAGCTGCTGGCCCGGCTGGAAGCGCTGCAGCGCCGCTTCTCCGCCGCCGCACCGGTGACCCGCCTGCAGGTCGCCGATCTGGAGATGGACCTGCTGGCCCGCACGGTGAAGCGGGGCGGCAAGGCGGTGGACCTACTGCCGCGGGAGTTCCAGCTTCTGGAATTCCTGATGCGCAATGCCGGCCATGTAGTGACCCGCACCATGCTGCTGGAGAATGTCTGGGACTATCATTTCGACCCGCAGACCAATGTGATCGACGTCCATGTGGCGCGCCTGCGGCAGAAGATCGACAAGGACCATCCCGTGCCGCTGATCCAGACGGTACGGGGGGCAGGATACGTGCTGCGTGAACCGGCTTAG
- a CDS encoding DegQ family serine endoprotease, protein MSLRRIPTAVRRSLAVALLAGTALGAGLSTYPADAANGNSSAAIAPAPVAGLPGSFAGLVEHVSPAVVTITAARAAEMPDRIARELPPQMEEFLRRFGMPGVPGLPEGGPRGEQARSLGSGFVIDADGYVVTNRHVIEGADDVTVTFADGTERAATIVGQDDRTDLAVLKVEADKPLPHLTFGDSDKMRPGDWVIAVGNPFGLGGTVTAGIVSARGRAISNNAYDDYIQIDASINRGNSGGPTFNAAGEVIGINTAIFSPNGGSVGIGFAIPANLAKPVIEQLKATGRVERGWLGVSLQGLTPDLAEGLGLKEDKGALIASVNPDSPAEEAGLKAGDVVRTVDGQAVEDTRALARAVGSVAPGTELEMKVWREGREHTIEVAVGAPPGSEQAALPGRGGAEADVAGLKLSRLDQRWRQRLSLADDAEGVVVTEVDRTLEQLRPGDVIETVNGQSVTDPKQVGEAVKEAEKQGRRNALLLVRRGEARSFVPLPLKRAEG, encoded by the coding sequence ATGAGTCTTCGCCGCATCCCCACCGCCGTCCGCCGCAGCCTGGCCGTGGCGCTGTTGGCCGGCACGGCACTCGGCGCCGGCCTGTCCACCTATCCGGCAGACGCCGCGAACGGCAATAGCAGCGCCGCCATCGCCCCGGCGCCCGTCGCCGGGCTGCCCGGCAGCTTCGCCGGCCTGGTGGAGCATGTGAGCCCGGCCGTCGTCACCATCACGGCCGCCCGCGCCGCGGAGATGCCGGACAGGATCGCCCGCGAACTGCCGCCGCAGATGGAGGAGTTCCTGCGCCGCTTCGGCATGCCGGGCGTCCCCGGCCTGCCCGAGGGCGGCCCGCGCGGTGAGCAGGCCCGGTCTTTGGGCAGTGGCTTCGTTATTGATGCCGACGGCTATGTCGTCACCAACCGCCATGTGATCGAGGGTGCCGACGACGTCACCGTGACCTTCGCCGACGGGACGGAGCGTGCGGCCACCATTGTCGGCCAGGACGACCGCACCGATCTGGCCGTACTGAAGGTGGAGGCTGACAAGCCGCTGCCGCACCTGACCTTCGGCGACAGCGACAAGATGCGCCCCGGCGACTGGGTGATCGCCGTCGGCAATCCGTTCGGCCTGGGCGGAACGGTCACGGCTGGCATCGTCTCCGCCCGCGGCCGCGCGATCAGCAACAATGCCTATGACGACTACATCCAGATCGACGCCAGCATCAACCGCGGCAATTCCGGCGGCCCGACCTTCAATGCGGCCGGCGAGGTGATCGGCATCAACACCGCGATCTTCAGCCCCAATGGCGGCTCGGTCGGCATCGGCTTCGCCATTCCGGCAAATCTCGCCAAGCCGGTGATCGAGCAGCTGAAGGCTACTGGCCGGGTGGAGCGCGGCTGGCTCGGCGTGTCCCTCCAGGGTCTCACCCCCGATCTGGCCGAGGGGCTGGGCCTGAAGGAGGACAAGGGCGCACTTATCGCCTCCGTCAATCCGGACAGCCCGGCGGAGGAGGCCGGCCTGAAGGCTGGCGACGTGGTCCGCACGGTGGACGGGCAGGCTGTGGAGGACACCCGCGCCCTGGCCCGCGCCGTGGGCAGCGTCGCCCCCGGCACGGAATTGGAGATGAAGGTCTGGCGCGAAGGGCGTGAGCACACCATCGAGGTCGCCGTCGGCGCTCCTCCGGGCAGCGAGCAGGCCGCTCTTCCCGGCCGCGGCGGCGCCGAAGCCGACGTGGCCGGTCTCAAGCTCTCCCGCCTGGATCAGCGCTGGCGTCAGCGCCTCTCCCTCGCCGACGACGCCGAGGGCGTGGTGGTGACGGAAGTCGACCGGACGCTGGAGCAGCTTCGCCCCGGCGATGTGATCGAGACGGTCAACGGGCAGTCCGTCACCGACCCGAAGCAGGTCGGCGAGGCGGTGAAGGAGGCGGAGAAGCAGGGCCGCCGCAACGCCCTGCTGCTGGTCCGCCGCGGTGAGGCCCGCAGCTTCGTGCCCCTGCCGCTGAAGCGCGCCGAGGGCTGA
- a CDS encoding sensor histidine kinase produces the protein MNRLSFLRTSTFRLAAFYLGLFTLSVGAVLGVVWWFTAGFVERQAEQTVLREVQELRHALATRGRIGFLQLVSDRSQAQRTNMIYAVASPRLDIVTGNLAPWPIPDARSGWVEFEIKTVREPGPSRPAIALVIDMGNFGWLLVGHDMTERYLLREQLLTALIWAVSLALVVGAGGAVLISRRVARRIDSINTTIDRITAGAFADRMPLSGTDDELDRLSAKLNSMLDEIARLMLNLRQVTDNVAHDLRTPMSRLRSRLEMALTDQRLSEAQRGQLEQAVEEIDRMLSVFKAILDIAAAESGRARADFGPVDLAALADNVAELYQPVAEEKGLTLTLDAAPGVTVSGSGQLLAQALSNLVENAIKYTPPGGRVAVRVLSGARAALAVEDSGPGVPEAQRGRVLERFVRLEEHRGTPGHGLGLSLVAAVARLHGAELRLEDNAPGLRAMLSFSG, from the coding sequence GTGAACCGGCTTAGCTTCCTGCGCACCTCCACCTTCCGGCTGGCGGCCTTCTATCTGGGCCTGTTCACCCTGTCGGTCGGGGCAGTGCTGGGCGTGGTCTGGTGGTTCACCGCCGGCTTCGTGGAGCGGCAGGCCGAACAGACGGTTCTGCGGGAGGTGCAGGAGCTTCGCCATGCCTTGGCCACCCGCGGCCGGATCGGCTTCCTGCAACTGGTGTCCGACCGCAGCCAGGCGCAGCGCACCAACATGATCTATGCCGTGGCCAGCCCGCGGCTGGACATCGTGACCGGCAATCTCGCCCCCTGGCCGATTCCGGACGCGCGCTCGGGCTGGGTGGAGTTCGAGATCAAGACGGTGCGGGAGCCCGGCCCGTCCCGCCCGGCCATCGCCCTGGTCATCGACATGGGGAATTTCGGCTGGCTGCTGGTCGGCCACGACATGACGGAACGCTATCTACTGCGCGAGCAGCTCCTGACCGCGTTGATCTGGGCCGTGTCGCTGGCGCTGGTGGTGGGGGCGGGGGGCGCCGTGCTGATCAGCCGGCGGGTGGCGCGTCGCATCGACAGCATCAACACCACCATCGACCGCATCACCGCCGGAGCCTTTGCCGACCGCATGCCGCTCTCCGGCACGGATGACGAGCTGGATCGGCTTTCCGCCAAGCTGAACAGCATGCTGGACGAGATCGCGCGGCTGATGCTGAACCTGCGGCAGGTCACCGACAATGTGGCGCACGACCTCCGCACCCCGATGTCGCGCCTGCGCTCCCGCCTGGAGATGGCGCTGACGGACCAGAGGCTGAGCGAGGCGCAGCGCGGCCAGTTGGAGCAGGCGGTGGAGGAAATCGACCGCATGCTCTCCGTCTTCAAGGCCATCCTGGACATCGCGGCAGCCGAATCGGGCAGGGCGCGGGCCGATTTCGGCCCTGTCGATCTGGCCGCCCTGGCCGACAATGTGGCCGAGCTGTACCAGCCAGTGGCGGAGGAGAAGGGGCTGACGCTCACCCTTGATGCGGCGCCCGGCGTGACCGTTTCGGGCAGCGGGCAGCTCCTGGCGCAGGCGCTCAGCAATCTGGTCGAGAACGCAATCAAATATACGCCGCCGGGCGGCAGGGTTGCTGTGCGGGTCCTATCTGGCGCGCGCGCCGCATTGGCCGTGGAGGATAGCGGCCCCGGCGTGCCAGAGGCGCAGCGTGGGCGGGTGCTGGAGCGGTTCGTCCGGCTGGAGGAACACCGGGGCACGCCGGGCCACGGGTTGGGGCTGAGTCTCGTGGCCGCGGTTGCGCGGCTTCATGGTGCGGAACTGCGGCTGGAAGACAATGCGCCCGGTCTTCGCGCCATGCTGAGCTTCTCCGGCTGA
- a CDS encoding GH3 family domain-containing protein, whose protein sequence is MLDATPLFRLYARQRGRALDRQDPVEAQRRQLMCLLQRAAQTRFGRDHDFARIRTVEDFQSAVPLRRYEEMWEGWWKAVFPVLKDVSWPGHIPYLAATSGTTTGRTKYIPVSREMVRANRRAALDIIVHHLRARPYSRVLGGLNFMLGGSTAMEQLAPGVLAGDLSGIAANEIPAWARPFYYPPPDLARLSDWAEKVDRMGSASLELDIRTIGGTASWLLLYFDRLAELAPGRGRRAVDFYPNLELLVHGGVNFSPYRPAFEWMLEGSHAELREVYPASEGFVALADRGTGEGLRLMADNGLFFEFVPVVELDSPSPRRFWLENVETGVNYAIVLSSNAGLWSYILGDTVRFVETRPPRILVTGRTSYTLSAFGEHLIGEEIEQAVAEAAAESGATVVDFSVGAVLSDRPGSLGGHVWVVEFGGGPPQEDMLAGFASALDQSLSRQNADYKDHRAGGFGMAAPLVEPAPPGTFTEWMRRRGKLGGQHKVPRVIQDPDLLAGLRRMAAGNH, encoded by the coding sequence ATGCTGGACGCGACACCCCTGTTCCGTCTCTACGCCCGCCAGCGCGGGCGGGCGCTGGACCGCCAGGACCCGGTGGAAGCGCAACGTCGCCAGTTGATGTGCCTGCTGCAACGGGCCGCACAGACGCGCTTCGGCCGCGATCATGACTTCGCCCGTATCCGCACCGTCGAGGACTTCCAGTCGGCGGTTCCCCTGCGCCGGTATGAGGAGATGTGGGAAGGCTGGTGGAAGGCCGTATTTCCGGTCCTGAAGGATGTGAGCTGGCCCGGCCACATCCCCTATCTGGCCGCCACCTCCGGCACCACGACAGGCCGGACCAAATACATCCCCGTCAGCCGGGAGATGGTACGGGCGAACCGCCGGGCGGCGCTGGACATCATCGTCCACCATCTCCGCGCCCGCCCCTACAGCCGGGTGCTGGGCGGGCTGAACTTCATGCTGGGCGGCAGCACGGCGATGGAGCAGCTCGCTCCCGGCGTTCTGGCTGGCGACCTGTCCGGCATTGCCGCCAACGAAATTCCTGCTTGGGCGCGGCCCTTCTATTACCCGCCGCCCGACCTTGCCCGCCTCTCCGACTGGGCGGAGAAGGTGGACCGGATGGGCAGCGCCTCCCTTGAGCTCGACATCCGCACCATCGGCGGCACGGCAAGTTGGCTGCTGCTCTATTTCGATCGGTTGGCGGAACTGGCCCCTGGGCGCGGACGGCGAGCGGTGGATTTCTATCCGAATTTGGAGCTGCTGGTGCATGGCGGCGTGAACTTCTCCCCCTACCGCCCTGCCTTCGAATGGATGCTGGAGGGAAGCCACGCCGAACTGCGGGAGGTGTATCCGGCGTCCGAGGGGTTTGTGGCGCTGGCCGACCGCGGCACCGGAGAAGGGCTGCGTCTGATGGCCGACAACGGCCTGTTCTTCGAATTCGTACCGGTGGTGGAATTGGACAGCCCCTCTCCCCGCCGATTCTGGCTGGAGAATGTGGAGACCGGCGTGAACTACGCCATCGTTCTGTCCAGCAATGCCGGGCTCTGGTCCTACATACTGGGGGACACGGTGCGGTTCGTGGAGACCCGGCCGCCCCGAATCCTGGTCACAGGCCGCACCTCTTATACCCTGTCCGCCTTCGGCGAACATCTGATCGGGGAGGAGATCGAGCAGGCTGTGGCGGAGGCAGCGGCGGAAAGCGGCGCCACGGTAGTCGACTTCTCGGTCGGCGCCGTTCTGTCCGACCGGCCCGGCAGCCTGGGCGGCCATGTCTGGGTGGTAGAGTTCGGGGGAGGTCCACCCCAAGAAGACATGCTCGCCGGCTTCGCATCGGCGTTGGATCAAAGTCTGTCCCGCCAGAACGCGGACTACAAGGATCACCGGGCCGGCGGCTTTGGCATGGCGGCGCCCCTGGTAGAGCCGGCCCCGCCTGGCACCTTCACCGAATGGATGCGCCGACGCGGCAAGCTGGGCGGACAGCACAAAGTGCCCCGTGTCATCCAGGACCCGGATCTTCTGGCGGGCCTGAGGCGGATGGCAGCCGGAAACCATTGA